The Corylus avellana chromosome ca11, CavTom2PMs-1.0 genome contains the following window.
CAGCTTCAGCTGTATCCTTGTACTATATTTCAGATTATCAAACTTTTAAgtaattaccaaaaataaataaacgtgaaaattttgacaagatttaactaAAAATTATAACAGAAGAGAATAATCtaaagaaattgaagatttaatacccttaattgagaattattttaattttaaaacgtataaaaatttagagatGAATTTATGAAGATAAAGATAAGTAACATGCATGTTTGGAAATGGACAGACCTGGGAGCTTTGGGTGTCATGTCGCATAGGGGTGGCGACATGAAAGACATATTGGCAGCCTTTAATTGCAGGCTCAAAATCAGTGGGATTGTAAATATCAGCTTGAAAAAGCACCAATCTGTTGGCTGCGTTGGGCAAGGACTTGAGGAGATCTACTTTGGCTGCGTCTCCTGAAGAGATCgatgaaggaaaacaaaagatccataaataaagtaaaagaaattgaatatataaaacaccacaatcagagagagagagagagagagagatacccaAGTTCCGGAGAGTTGCATGGACTGTATAACCTTTCTGTAAAAGCTTTTTCACAAGGGAAGAGCCAATATAGCCTGAACCTCCGGTGACGCAGACTCTACTGTAACTGCTCTCTTCACTCTCTTccattttgatcacactaccCTAAAATTCGAAAAGCCATTTAAGGAAAAGTATTGCCTTTCGCAAGTTGCTGACCTTTTTCCTCCGCATACACTTCTTTCATGGATCGATCTTATCCACAGCGCCGGAGCCGAGAATTGATTTTAGAAGGTGccacattaaaataataaaataatattttattttttataacataaaaaaaaatgataaatacaatttaaaataaaaatatttcataacacaatataaaaaatttattcttcatGAAGCTTATATGACTATCATTTATTtgatactttttcttctttttgtcgaCTGAAATTCACTGTTCTccaaaaatcaacctgaaaagaGATATTGTAGGAAATAGTactaaaaaattagatttttttttttttttttctaattatactAAGAAATTAGTTGATTGATATGTTAGTTGACTAGTATATTcttacaaaatgatgaaaagcCTAGAGACTTAGTAACTTatgagcatgtttgaaattacatagaaaaataaaactttgtctctaaaattttgttaaaaaaaaattttcattgaaaaacTTTAAGGGTTGCATTTGGATCCCCTCCGGTCCGTTTGGACTAAAGGGGATCCGGTCCTTGTTATTGTAGGGGCATAATTGTCTCCAAAATTTTGGTACCATgtcttaagtgtttttttttattttctttgtacaATTACTAATGTTTggtaataaaatgaaaaaaaaaaaaaatgcatttagaagcaaaaatggatgaaaaaaaaaaaggaagacatgtagtgatttttttattccattatagcaaaataaatggttaatgtgatttttattttcaaaaaaaaaaaaaaaaattgcataacaAACTTTAGTAGGTGTTTGAGTGCATGGAGAAACAATACATTAAGACAATTCTCTACCTGATCGAGTTTACTTATATAATTgacaaaaacccaataaaaaatagctaaaaaaaaaaaaaaaaagtaattgaagCCTGCTTTACTTGCCCCACGTAAAGACtacaaattgtttttctttctcaagcCATAAGCCACCTCACCTATATCTCTCATCAATCAACACCTCAGCATGTAATTAATGCTTCCACCAACTCGACTTTAGCACTTTTTGAATTCTTAGTCCTCTAGATTTTTCTCTGCGCCTCCATACAAACACAAACCAGAAGAGGTGAAGAAAATAAGATTTTACTCTGCGGTCTGCACCTTCATGTTGAACAAGCAGGGGCTAACCAAGAAAGGAGGAGGGGGGCTtgagcaaaaaaattttaaaataaccttataatttatttattttttgtcaaaattcctGCCCCGCCCCTGCGTAGATCCGCCACTATTATCCATTCACCTCGTTATTctattggtttttcttttcctttttcctttcttttttttttttttttttttaattccacaTAGACTCTTCCACCTATCACAAAATTACTAATGTCTTTCTAAACTTTCAGTTGAGacaatatttttacaaattaccaaaaattataaatgtaattaaaatgtaaattttttacaaataaaaacagagtggaaatttaaaattttctagcttttttcttaattttttttttcaaatttattggattatttttgtcttattaaaaaaattaggatcaTTTTTGTTAATGGCCTTAAAGCATTCCTTGTAGCttcaccaaaaccatttttttgttattttggtgaggtaatttaacaaaagtaacctaaaatttcacttttcagactcactactttaacaaaaaaaaaaaaaaatagtgaagtaAACAATACTCACCAAATATAAATGTTATTATTGTTCACtcacctattgattaaacaacttatttctttttcatcttttttgcttttcattttttttttcttctaagaataaacaaatctttgaaaaataatatttaaatagaatagtaagagtgaattgttaaaatagtgaggctgttGTGTGTGCTCTAAAAAGGTGAGTtgtcaaaataacaaaaaatgtaagtaaaatttggtgaggctaCTAGAAATGCTCTTAAGAGGGACCTTGGTCgaattgaaagttttggaagGGGCATTATCAATTGGATGATAGTTTAAAGGGGGTATGAGGACTTTtccctctttatatatatataacctaccATGCTTtagtccaaaaaaaagaaaaattaaaaaaataaaataaaataaaagatgaaattGGCCTACAcaaatcttaatttttcttgttcacATGTTGGTAGGCAACTaccaataatataataaaagtcCCCAAATTTTCATTTCCAATGATAGCCAAAGAAACAAAtcttaagaaaattaccactaCATAAAAATGccacaaatatttatttattttttcaaaatttggtaGGAGGGAGGGGGCTTTTTTCAAAATGTTGGCGGGGGGAATTGGATACACATTTGATATTGAATACTTTTTATCTTACAATAATTAGAAACAAAATGCCTATTTGTGTTTGATGTTGACAACTGACAAAGATACGGAAGAAGTTGCTGATGATGGTGAGCAAAAGCAAGCGACTTTCACATAGCAAGCAATGGCATCCATGATTGGTACTAATAGcatggaattgtgtttttggtATCTGGATCACATTCTCTCGTAATTCAGTTTATCTGACTGCAAGCAAACACAAAAATCAGCTAACCAAAATAACTATAAAAAGCTCTGTAAATACTTATATTTTTCTACgtttttcaaattgtaattaacaaaaaaaaaaaaaaaaaaaacgcattcacaaacaatatatattgtTGGGAATAATTTTACTCAACCAGCTCATCAAATCTTAGGCTTCAAGGCTAATGATAGGCCTACAAGAAAAGTATCATTGGAATAGGAGTCTCAATACGGGTCTAATTAGAACTCTTTAAAGAATCTAACATAACAGTCCTATTCCAAGCCTAATTGAAGTAGGACCTCAGATCAATTTTAAACTCTTGGCACTCCTACATCAAGTTGAACAAGGAGACCTAGTCTAAGTCCAATTCTATAACCAAGCCTATAAATATGCAACTACACCAGGTACAAAGGACATACTCAACTATTGTGTATTGGACAGACTTTTCTCAAATgaactaacttaggcatcggaatAAGACCCGCAGGCACCCCACCCGTGAGTCCAGTCAAAAAGTGTAAGACcgaaaaatattctaacacattttttttcttcttctgtaatttggtttaaaattgtattATCATATACACTCTAAATGAGTCTGGGGAGGCTTCCACTAACTTGAGCTCAGCCAAATGAAACCTAATCctaaagttatatatattaggtTTGTTGAGCTTGATCTTGATCCAAGTTCAACCACACAAAGCTTAAAATAATCCGACACCAAGCTTGACCTTCCTTGTTGGCACCCTTAGACAGTAAAATGAAGTGTCCATTAAAACAGAAGTGTTAGAACTACCTTAATAAGCATGTCTGTTGGAAGCCAAGCTGGTGCAGTTGGAATCCCAACCCATGCAATCTGTAAAAATTAGTCAATCATTAGCACTCTGGATCTTGCTTACTAGGAGCATCATCAAAACATAGGAAATTTGAAAAGTTCAATGtaaatatgagtaatgctacaagtccttcTTGTGTCATTTTTATATCCATCTAAGAATGATATAActcttaaaatcattattggacttgtgattgatcggTATGTTACGAAAATAATATAGTGATAAAGTAGGCTTATCTTTAATAtgaattagatttcatttaagattaatttagattagttttgttatcagtattattagattagagataaacattcatctatttgtatttcaattatctgattatttattttagagcAGTATTGCATTAGTTAGCGTTATACATGTTTATTTCCAAGTGAGTGTAAGAGTTCTACTCTAAGTCCAAGTCATTGTAATGTTTCTATTTAAAGGATggtatttaataaaaatgaatcagaaaattaatcacTTCAAAGGGtttttaggttttctcaaaatctaaaagattTAGGTTCCCCCTAAGGTTTAGGTTCCCTCAAAACCGAAAATCTATCCCCATTACATATTCACGTAACATTTGGTACATTTGGTTTTAGAGCCGTGATCTTGTCAATGGCGAATCCAAGGTTGGATCGACTTGAATAGCAGCTTGGAAACCTCATAACTATGTGTGAAGgtttgatgaagaagatggaagaaaataatgAGAGGATTTAAGAAAATAATGCTAAATTGTATGCATTGATTGCAAAATTCGATGATGGTTCAGCTGATAACAAtgatgagttccatttttcagaGTAGCTACAAATGGTGCTACCACCGTATCCCACACCACCATTGGATTCTCAGCCAATTGAAGACGTCAACAACCTTATCAAACCGATATCTCCATCACGCTCATATCCAGCAAACCAATCGTCAACTAGAGAAAATTCACCGTGCAGCGCACAGAAACAGCCAACCAAGACCCAGAGACCCGCCACACCGAACAACCAAGAGTCCCAACACAAAGCCATCTACAGATCAGCAACCCACTGTCCAACAAACCCATCTCTCACCGAGAAAATTCATCAGCCCTACTCGCTATAGAAGCTCTACCTCGTGACCCATAGAGCAACCACCGTCTCCAACCCATACAGAACCGTCGAAAAGAATCGAATGGTGCAGATCTGGAAACTTGGTGACAAAGTAGCGTTTCCACTTTCTGAACGACCACCTAGGAAGAGGATGAAAGGCCAAAGACGAAAAGAATGCAAAATGGGGGCATCTGTTTCTAAGTTTGCATTTGTAGCTATAGGTGCCCAAAATGTTGAtcaatgagaagaaaaaaaaaaggagcagaAGAGGAGATCGATAAAAccaaacttgaatttttattaaaaaaagtgaaaaataattttgatttttatcgAAGGTGCTTGAGTGAGTCACGTGATGGTTACTTtcaattaggggtgtcaaaaattaccgaaAAATTGGAATCGGGAAACTGAAAAACTGGAAACCGGGAAATCGGagggttccggtttgaaaaatccaaaaaccgaGAAACCGGGGTTTCCGTTCAAAaaccgggaataccggaaccggatttccattttatttaatatatatacacttaggtttaggtttagggtattttaaaaaattatatttttatttctaaggcccaaataggcaaaaacattgattttttaggatttttagacttttttaggtttattttttaattatttcaaacaatcacaacaaagcccctttaatttagacaaagatactaatagattttttaaaaaaatgggccaacttatgaaaaaaaaaaagggcttattttaggcccaatacctaaaataagcccaaaaaccaatttttttaaaaaaaccggttaccggatcGAGTAAAACCGGAACTGGCCGATAACCGGGACCCTGGTTAACCGGTTTCGGTttctcaaaaccgagaaccggggtaccccagttccggttcccggttttggccaaaaatcgggaaaccggaccgggttgacacccctactttcAATGCTCCAAGTCCCTGGCTCATATCTCCTACTTCATGGTCACGTCATTGGCTACATCTCAatattggaagaaaaaaatttctagaccttgaggacaaggtctcCTTAACGGGGAAGGAATGTTACGGAAGTAACATAGTGATAAAGTAGACTTATAATTAATAtgaattagatttcatttaagattaatttagaATAGTGTAGTTGTCAGTATTTTTATATTAGAGATAAACATGCatctatttgtatttcaattatctagttatttattttagagtcaGTATTGCATTAGTTAGCATTCTACGAGTTTATCTCCAAGTGAGTGTAGGAGTTCTATTCAAAGTCTAAGTCATTGTAATATTCCTATTTAAAGGAtggtattttaataaaaaaggatAGAAAACTAATCACAaattttgagtttgaaaaatgtgttttaggtttcctcaaaatctaaaaagtcTAGGTTCCCTTAGAATCTAAGGTGTAGGTTCCCTCAGAACCTAAAATTTATCCCcgttacgtattcacgtaacatAGTTAACTTTAAGAGCTACATCATTATTAGAGGGACTTCTATAATTACTCTACAAATATTGTTGCTTTTGTATACTAAAGACAAGAAACACAAACGAGAATCACTTACAAGTGCATACTCTCCCGTCTCCTCAAAAATACGTATATCCAATACCTAAAACAATATCATACTTCCGATCAGAAATGAGTAATACTAGTATACTACATACACTCacaccttttaaaatcactactaGATTTGAGATAAATCTTAgggtgtgaaaaaataaatgtggAGAAGTGAGAATATGTGTAGTACTCGTCACAAATTAATGTGAAATGACCATAAATAAGTGGGATAACTTCGCTTTAAACctctgaattaccacgcgatttgaaaagccctcaaaacttcaaaacctctcaatttagattcttgaactttcaattgcagtcaatttgaacaccTCTGTCAGATTTATCTGTTAACTTCCCTGATTTacccctaaaaagaccaaaatattcttgattttttttttaacttaaatttttttttttttaaaaaaaaggaattaagggtaaatttggaattttataaaaaattcaggggtataaacgtcattgtctcatttttaatgtttaaaatctgacgaaggggttcaaattgactgcaattgaaatttcaagtgtctaaattaaaaagttttaaagtttgaaaactTCTCAAATCGCTTGGTAATTCATGGCCATAAAGCTAAATCAcccctaaaaattaataaaaaataaataaataaacacttGGAAAAGCAACCTCTGAACCGTACTTTACCTCACCACGGTCTTCATAAATGTAGTCCAACCCTTTGTAATAAGGTGGATGACCAACAGACAGATACtgaaattttaatcaaatttcacacatcaaattttaaattccaGCTTATTCCAAACCTAAATATAATGAATGTTCAATTTGTATAACTAAAACTTACTtcacaattttctttctctGGATTTTGTTTGTgtagtggaaaaaaaaaaaaaaaaaaaaacatttttttgtaCTTAATTATACTTACATTAATACTATTGAGATACTTCTCCTTGTCCACCCTCACAATCTGGCCTTTCTTCACTGCCCCAAGcgaaaaaagtaaagaaaaaacaaaaaccaatatataaaaataatacccttttcctttaattttgaaaataagtaaaacattTCACGAAATTAATTTCATAACTCACTCGAATATACAGGCTTTTTGGGGAGCTTAGGAGCTGCGGTGGATGGTTGAGCATTGGAAGAAGACTCTTCGCTCTTTGTCTGCGTCTGCGTCGCCTTTTCCTTCTCGGGCTCTGCGGCGGCGCTTACGGCTCTAATGGACGCCAAGCGAAGAGGGTTTCTTCGGAAGGTTTGAGGGAAGTGAGAGAGGCATGAGAAAGAGTTTTGTGAGAGAGTTGCAGAGAAAGCCATGGAAAAGAAAGAGACACGGACACTTGAAGGTGTGACTGTTGGAAGGGTCAGAGCTCTCTGTATAGAGATAAGGGATGATGACGTGTATATTTTTCTAACGGTCAGATTTTCAAGACAAAAATCCGTTGGCTCTCGGTAAGTGAAAGCAATCACAATGTGCCACATCATCGACTTGTGGGAGTTAATAGGGAAGCATGACTTCATAGAGTAATCATATAACTAAATTTTTGTCCTACAAACTATTTCATTAGAGGGAGTGTTTAATGATGAAACTTATTAATTGTTgtaaacaattatatttttatttatttttaagaaaaaaaatacaaaatcaatctATGCAATTACACTAATTTGCAATAAGTTTcttgtggtataaaaatattatgagaGTTTCATGTGGTATgcgaaaataacaaataagtcaCTGTAACTCAACTTCCAtctaattttttgaattgactTATGTGTTTAGTTTTGCATACTAGGGAactctcaaaatatttttatatcatatgaaGCTTATTGTAAATCAGTGTAACTACAtgaattaattttgtattttttccaaaagaaaatatagagaTATTGTATCTATGCTTACTTTCCAATGCAATTTATCTGACAAACAGAAGTTGGTCTTcatattgtttttaattaaatgatttggaGTTATTGTATTATTAGAGGCTATGGTATGTGCTAATTAGGCCTGCAAACGAGCAGGCCGGCTCGTGAACCCGCTCTATACCCGCCCGATTAAACTTGACTCGAAATCAAGCTCAAAACTGTTCCAGCCTGCT
Protein-coding sequences here:
- the LOC132166212 gene encoding NAD(P)H-quinone oxidoreductase subunit O, chloroplastic, yielding MAFSATLSQNSFSCLSHFPQTFRRNPLRLASIRAVSAAAEPEKEKATQTQTKSEESSSNAQPSTAAPKLPKKPVYSMKKGQIVRVDKEKYLNSINYLSVGHPPYYKGLDYIYEDRGEVLDIRIFEETGEYALIAWVGIPTAPAWLPTDMLIKSDKLNYERM